Proteins encoded together in one Vicia villosa cultivar HV-30 ecotype Madison, WI unplaced genomic scaffold, Vvil1.0 ctg.001024F_1_1, whole genome shotgun sequence window:
- the LOC131632823 gene encoding uncharacterized protein LOC131632823, producing MIEREMIDMFTSTLSGHYYLACSTSASFAEMVRCGERVEMGLKMGKIQLGGVASSTGGKKPSEGYTRKKEGNTDAVYGRSGQGRGNSQVNAVTIPVPQQQQEQGQRPQYQNNQYRQRRDRKIDPIPMTYAQVLQHLLKIEKITLRDAPNAPDRQSPNYNANARCAFHSGAAGHDTERCIALKNKVQDLLDQKVIQFTPTPNIVNNPMPTHGGSCVNAIESEEINVISDVGCLTFPLVSVKQHLVNCGIFSGCGIDCKNCKSQPEGCADLKSMVQKLIDEGPLQFYRRLRGAKSENGEVSMISIPYEPVVPICIQVPIQIPVSIPYEEQPAALMITVPGPVPYESEKAVPWHYGSDVYYYGTKKEEGPPREKFVEAAVANKDNFAGTGRITHSGRVFSPQPIQNNADALAKAKGKQVVTDDQNPPTQNGAPDNTVFSKDVEELLRIIKKSD from the coding sequence ATGATTGAGCGCGAGATGATTGATATGTTCACAAGCACTCTGTCTGGACATTACTATTTAGCTTGTAGTACGTCTGCAAGTTTTGCTGAAATGGTTAGATGTGGTGAACGTGTCGAGATGGGCTTGAAAATGGGAAAGATACAGTTGGGTGGTGTCGCTAGTTCTACTGGTGGAAAGAAACCGTCAGAGGGTTATACCAGAAAGAAAGAAGGAAACACGGATGCGGTGTATGGGCGAAGTGGCCAAGGAAGAGGCAATTCTCAAGTCAATGCTGTTACTATTCCTGTGccgcaacaacaacaagaacagggGCAGCGCCCTCAATATCAGAATAACCAGTATCGGCAGAGAAGGGATAGAAAGATTGATCCGATTCCCATGACATATGCTCAGGTGCTGCAACACTTGCTCAAGATTGAGAAGATCactttgagagatgctccgaATGCTCCGGATCGTCAGTCTCCGAACTATAATGCGAATGCGCGGTGTGCTTTCCACTCAGGTGCTGCTGGACATGATACAGAGAGGTGTATTGCATTGAAGAATAAAGTCCAAGATTTGTTGGATCAAAAGGTTATTCAATTCACTCCGACACCTAACATTGTCAATAATCCGATGCCAACTCACGGAGGCTCGTGTGTGAATGCCATTGAGAGTGAAGAGATAAATGTGATATCTGATGTGGGCTGTTTGACTTTTCCTCTTGTGTCTGTGAAGCAACATCTGGTTAATTGCGGTATCTTCTCGGGTTGTGGTATTGATTGTAAGAATTGCAAGAGTCAACCCGAGGGTTGTGCTGATTTGAAAAGTATGGTGCAAAAACTGATTGATGAGGGTCCTCTTCAATTTTATCGAAGGTTGAGAGGTGCGAAGAGTGAGAATGGTGAAGTGTCTATGATTTCAATTCCTTATGAGCCGGTTGTTCCAATCTGTATCCAAGTGCCTATTCAGATACCTGTTAGTATCCCATATGAGGAACAACCAGCGGCGTTGATGATTACCGTGCCAGGACCAGTTCCATATGAGAGTGAGAAGGCCGTTCCTTGGCATTATGGGTCTGATGTGTACTACTATGGCACCAAAAAGGAAGAGGGGCCACCTAGAGAAAAGTTTGTGGAGGCCGCAGTTGCAAACAAGGATAATTTCGCTGGTACTGGTAGAATCACTCACAGTGGTAGGGTGTTCTCCCCTCAGCCAATACAAAAcaatgcagatgctttggctaaggcCAAAGGCAAACAAGTGGTGACTGATGACCAGAATCCTCCGACTCAGAATGGGGCACCTGACAATACTGTGTTTTCCAAGGATGTGGAAGAATTGCTGAGAATCATCAAGAAGTCTGATTAA